A part of Falco cherrug isolate bFalChe1 chromosome 16, bFalChe1.pri, whole genome shotgun sequence genomic DNA contains:
- the LOC129737460 gene encoding ankyrin repeat domain-containing protein 26-like has translation MVAQLQQELADAPKKQSMPEASLEVTTCYRSDLERDKLHLQKDLEKKLKTKTQKQNTLALTSKDLHSTWEEHLKSRSHLEERVAHLDKEKAELLQQLFLLEITSAITECC, from the exons ATGGTTGcacaactgcagcaggagcttgctGATGCACCTAAAAAGCAATCTATGCCAGAAGCTTCACTTGAAGTTACTACATGCTACCGCAGTGACCTGGAGAGAGACAAGCTGCACTTGCAAaaggatttggaaaaaaagttgaaaactaAG ACGCAGAAGCAGAACACGCTGGCTCTGACATCCAAGGACTTGCACAGCACGTGGGAGGAGCACTTGAAGTCAAGATCCCACCTTGAAGAGCGTGTTGCTCATCTTGACAAGGAGAAGGCTGAACTGTTGCAACAG ctCTTCCTTCTAGAGATCACGTCTGCAATAACGGAATGCTGCTAA